One window of Methanofervidicoccus abyssi genomic DNA carries:
- a CDS encoding DUF362 domain-containing protein: MEVYYSVVGDYNLLERNNNLLDLTFNNLEDYRRILIKPNILGPYSPNRHVTTHPKFLDWILRYLIEIRKIDRDKIVVGESSGFPTEKAYEVSKIKDICEKYGISFIPFERDRSVKMRLLNITVAIPKTVIDSDLIINLPKLKTHLLMKYTGAVKNLYGCIPGGLKPKLHGHFPRESDFAYFLVELYKFLMEDRDIISVMDGIWGMEGNGPSNGKPVNSKIVIASKDACALDIFATYYIEYNPIDVLTNRILIDDKHNWIDRLDISEVNEIVRKRSLKDIPRKKFRKPDTFYLTSVLPPFIVRLIFSTMIQKPRIDKRRCKRCGICKEVCPVEAISLDTFKIDRKKCINCYCCHEMCRFNAIKLGRFL, encoded by the coding sequence ATGGAGGTATACTACAGCGTTGTTGGGGATTACAACTTACTTGAAAGGAACAACAACTTGCTAGATCTCACCTTTAATAACTTAGAAGACTATAGGAGAATACTTATAAAACCTAACATACTCGGACCTTATTCTCCAAACAGACATGTTACTACACATCCAAAGTTTTTAGATTGGATTCTAAGATATTTAATAGAGATAAGGAAAATAGACAGAGATAAGATTGTAGTAGGAGAATCCTCTGGATTCCCCACAGAGAAGGCTTACGAAGTTTCTAAGATAAAAGATATCTGTGAGAAATACGGTATATCTTTTATACCGTTTGAGAGAGATAGAAGTGTAAAGATGAGGCTGTTAAATATCACCGTAGCAATTCCAAAGACAGTCATAGACAGTGATCTAATAATAAACCTGCCAAAGTTAAAAACTCATCTTCTTATGAAATATACTGGAGCCGTCAAAAACCTATACGGCTGTATACCTGGAGGATTAAAACCGAAACTTCATGGGCATTTTCCCAGAGAGAGTGATTTCGCATATTTCCTAGTGGAGTTATACAAGTTTTTAATGGAAGATAGAGATATAATCTCTGTAATGGATGGTATCTGGGGTATGGAAGGTAATGGCCCAAGTAATGGAAAACCTGTAAATTCCAAGATAGTAATAGCTTCGAAGGATGCCTGCGCCTTAGATATCTTCGCAACCTATTATATAGAATACAATCCTATAGATGTTCTAACCAACAGGATTTTAATTGATGATAAGCACAATTGGATAGACAGGTTAGATATTTCAGAGGTTAACGAAATTGTTAGAAAAAGGAGTTTAAAGGACATACCAAGAAAGAAATTTAGAAAACCTGATACCTTCTATCTAACATCTGTACTACCTCCTTTTATAGTAAGGTTGATATTCTCCACCATGATACAGAAACCAAGAATAGATAAAAGAAGATGTAAAAGATGTGGTATATGTAAAGAAGTATGTCCTGTAGAGGCTATATCTCTAGATACCTTTAAGATAGATAGAAAGAAATGTATAAATTGCTACTGTTGTCATGAGATGTGTAGATTTAATGCCATTAAGTTGGGAAGGTTTTTATAA